The Streptococcus sp. VT 162 genome has a window encoding:
- a CDS encoding serine/threonine protein phosphatase: MTKIAVLSDIHGNTTALEAVLDDAKAAEVDEYWLLGDILMPGTGRRRILDLLASLPITVRVLGNWENSLWRGLHRKLDPTIASHRYLLRQSQYILEEVSPEEIEDLNNQPLQVHRQFGDLMVGITHHLPDKNWGRELIHTGKQEDFDRLVTNPHASIAVYGHIHQQLLRYGSDGQLILNPGSIGQPFFLDAKLRKDLRAQYMILEFDEAGLSDVDFRRVDYDVETELQLAKDLKLPYFQVYYESLVNGIHHTHNHELLGQISEQEGYDQDVELWMERDKKDWF; this comes from the coding sequence ATGACCAAAATAGCAGTTCTTTCAGACATACATGGAAATACGACAGCTTTGGAAGCTGTACTGGATGATGCTAAAGCTGCAGAGGTAGATGAGTACTGGCTTTTAGGGGATATTCTGATGCCAGGGACAGGACGTAGAAGGATCTTGGACCTCTTAGCTAGCTTGCCTATTACAGTAAGAGTTCTGGGAAATTGGGAGAATAGTCTCTGGCGAGGTCTGCATCGCAAGTTAGATCCTACAATAGCGAGTCATCGTTATCTCCTGCGTCAAAGTCAGTACATCTTAGAGGAGGTCAGCCCTGAAGAAATCGAAGACCTCAATAATCAACCCCTGCAAGTTCATCGTCAGTTTGGTGATTTGATGGTGGGAATCACTCACCATCTCCCTGATAAAAACTGGGGTAGAGAATTGATTCATACGGGAAAACAAGAAGATTTTGATAGATTGGTCACGAATCCACACGCCTCTATCGCAGTATATGGCCATATTCATCAACAGTTGCTTCGTTATGGAAGTGATGGACAGTTGATTCTTAATCCAGGTTCCATTGGACAACCTTTCTTTCTAGATGCGAAGTTGCGTAAGGACCTGCGGGCCCAGTATATGATCTTAGAGTTTGATGAGGCAGGTTTGTCTGATGTTGATTTTCGTCGTGTGGATTATGATGTGGAAACTGAATTGCAGTTGGCTAAAGATTTGAAGCTCCCCTATTTCCAGGTCTACTATGAAAGTTTGGTAAATGGAATTCACCACACTCATAACCATGAATTGTTAGGTCAGATTAGTGAACAAGAAGGTTATGATCAGGATGTTGAACTCTGGATGGAAAGAGACAAGAAAGATTGGTTTTAA
- a CDS encoding membrane protein: MRNYLKYIQYYLVIFFFYWPLYELLSLCISDPYTLKGLYIYNIILFSPLVTFIVSLLYSYRFHFSLWWLLGIGLLYCFTIITFGEFILLYLVAYEIFALLGMASGRGLSHLTNKQKSKKIG; this comes from the coding sequence ATGCGGAATTATCTTAAGTATATTCAATACTACCTTGTCATTTTCTTCTTTTACTGGCCACTCTATGAACTCCTCTCTCTATGCATCTCTGACCCATATACACTGAAGGGACTGTACATTTATAACATCATCCTCTTTTCACCTCTGGTTACCTTCATCGTATCCCTTCTTTATAGTTATCGTTTCCATTTCTCACTTTGGTGGTTGCTGGGAATTGGACTGCTCTATTGCTTTACCATCATCACTTTTGGTGAGTTCATTCTTCTTTATCTCGTAGCCTATGAAATCTTTGCCCTACTCGGTATGGCTTCAGGTAGAGGTCTTAGTCATCTTACAAACAAGCAGAAAAGTAAAAAAATAGGATAA
- a CDS encoding threonyl-tRNA synthase — protein sequence MIKITFPDGAVREFESGVTTFEIAQSISNSLAKKALAGKFNGKLIDTTRAITDDGSIEIVTPDHEDALPILRHSAAHLFAQAARRLFPDIHLGVGPAIEDGFYYDTDNQAGQISNEDLPRIEEEMQKIVKENFPSIREEVTKDEAREIFKNDPYKLELIEEHSEDEGGLTIYRQGEYVDLCRGPHVPSTGRIQIFHLLHVAGAYWRGNSDNAMMQRIYGTAWFDKKDLKNYLQMREEAKERDHRKLGKELDLFMISQEVGQGLPFWLPNGATIRRELERYIVDKELASGYQHVYTPPLASVELYKTSGHWDHYQEDMFPTMDMGDGEEFVLRPMNCPHHIQVFKHHVHSYRELPIRIAEIGMMHRYEKSGALTGLQRVREMSLNDGHLFVTPEQIQEEFQRALQLIIDVYEDFNLTEYRFRLSLRDPQDTHKYFDNDEMWENAQTMLRAALDEMGVDYFEAEGEAAFYGPKLDIQVKTALGKEETLSTIQLDFLLPERFDLKYIGADGEEHRPVMIHRGVISTMERFTAILIENYKGAFPTWLAPHQVTLIPVSNEKHVDYAWEVAKKLRDCGVRADVDERNEKMQFKIRASQTSKIPYQLIVGDKEMEDGTVNVRRYGQKETQTVPVDDFVQAILADITNKSRVEK from the coding sequence ATGATTAAGATTACTTTCCCAGATGGCGCTGTTCGTGAATTCGAATCTGGCGTTACTACTTTTGAAATTGCCCAATCTATCAGCAATTCCCTAGCTAAAAAAGCCTTGGCTGGTAAATTCAACGGCAAACTCATCGACACGACTCGTGCTATCACTGATGATGGAAGCATCGAAATCGTGACACCTGATCACGAAGATGCCCTTCCAATCTTGCGTCACTCAGCTGCCCACTTGTTCGCCCAAGCAGCTCGTCGCCTCTTCCCAGACATTCATTTGGGTGTAGGTCCAGCTATCGAAGATGGTTTCTACTATGATACGGACAATCAGGCTGGTCAAATCTCCAACGAAGACCTTCCTCGTATCGAAGAAGAAATGCAAAAAATCGTCAAAGAAAACTTCCCATCTATTCGTGAGGAAGTCACTAAAGACGAAGCACGTGAAATCTTCAAGAACGACCCTTACAAGTTGGAATTGATCGAAGAACACTCAGAAGACGAAGGTGGGTTGACTATCTACCGTCAGGGGGAATACGTGGACCTTTGCCGTGGACCTCACGTTCCATCAACAGGCCGTATCCAAATCTTCCACCTTCTTCATGTAGCAGGTGCTTACTGGCGCGGAAATAGCGACAACGCGATGATGCAACGTATCTACGGTACAGCTTGGTTTGACAAGAAAGACTTGAAAAACTACCTTCAAATGCGTGAAGAAGCTAAAGAACGTGACCACCGTAAACTTGGTAAAGAGCTTGACCTCTTTATGATTTCACAAGAAGTTGGTCAAGGTCTACCATTCTGGTTGCCAAACGGTGCGACTATCCGTCGTGAATTGGAACGCTACATTGTCGACAAGGAGCTGGCTTCTGGCTATCAACACGTTTACACTCCACCACTTGCTTCTGTTGAGCTTTACAAGACTTCTGGTCACTGGGATCATTACCAAGAAGACATGTTCCCAACCATGGACATGGGTGATGGGGAAGAATTTGTCCTTCGTCCAATGAACTGTCCACACCACATCCAAGTCTTTAAACACCATGTTCATTCCTACCGTGAGTTGCCAATCCGTATCGCCGAAATCGGGATGATGCACCGTTACGAAAAATCTGGTGCCCTTACTGGTCTCCAACGTGTGCGTGAAATGTCACTCAACGACGGTCACCTCTTCGTTACTCCAGAACAAATCCAAGAAGAATTCCAACGTGCCCTTCAGTTGATTATCGATGTTTATGAAGACTTCAACTTGACTGAATACCGCTTCCGTCTCTCTCTTCGCGACCCTCAAGATACTCACAAGTACTTTGACAACGATGAGATGTGGGAAAATGCCCAAACTATGCTTCGTGCAGCCCTTGATGAAATGGGTGTTGACTACTTTGAAGCTGAAGGTGAAGCAGCCTTCTATGGACCAAAATTGGATATCCAGGTTAAAACTGCCCTTGGAAAAGAAGAAACCCTTTCAACTATCCAGCTTGACTTCTTGCTTCCAGAACGCTTCGACCTTAAATATATCGGAGCTGATGGTGAAGAACACCGTCCAGTTATGATTCACCGTGGAGTTATCTCAACTATGGAACGCTTTACAGCTATCTTGATTGAGAACTACAAGGGCGCCTTCCCAACATGGCTTGCACCACATCAAGTGACCCTCATCCCCGTTTCTAACGAAAAACACGTAGACTACGCATGGGAAGTGGCTAAGAAACTCCGTGACTGTGGTGTCCGTGCCGATGTGGATGAGCGCAATGAAAAAATGCAGTTCAAGATTCGTGCTTCACAAACTAGCAAAATTCCTTACCAATTGATCGTTGGTGATAAGGAAATGGAAGACGGAACTGTCAACGTTCGTCGCTACGGCCAAAAAGAAACACAAACTGTCCCAGTTGATGACTTTGTTCAAGCTATCCTAGCTGATATTACCAACAAATCACGTGTTGAGAAATAA
- a CDS encoding histidine kinase: MLDWKSFFLAYLRSRSRVFTYIFSLDFLVLLFQFLFASLGTYFLYFFLLSSFLTFLFLAWDIFAEAQVYRQEVLYAERDPKSPLECALAEKLEERESELYQKKSEAQGKLTDLLDYYTLWVHQIKTPIAASRLLVAEVSDREAKQQLEQEIFKIDSYTNLVLQYLRLESFHDDLVFEKVQVEDLVKEVVRKYALFFIQKGLALNLHDLDKIIVTDKKWLLVVIEQILSNSLKYTKEGGLEIYMEGQELCIKDTGIGIKNSDVLRVFERGFSGYNGRLTQQSSGLGLYLSKKISEELGHQIRIESEVGKGTIVRIKFAEVKLVIE; encoded by the coding sequence ATGCTTGATTGGAAATCATTTTTTCTAGCCTACCTGCGTTCTCGCAGTCGCGTTTTTACCTATATTTTTTCATTAGACTTTCTCGTCCTTCTCTTTCAGTTTTTATTTGCTAGTCTAGGAACTTATTTTCTTTATTTCTTTCTGCTCAGTAGTTTTTTGACCTTCTTATTTTTGGCTTGGGATATATTTGCAGAAGCTCAGGTTTACCGGCAGGAAGTACTCTATGCTGAGCGAGACCCCAAGTCTCCTCTGGAATGTGCGCTAGCAGAAAAGCTCGAAGAGCGTGAGTCTGAATTGTATCAAAAGAAGTCGGAAGCGCAGGGCAAACTGACGGATTTGCTGGACTACTACACCTTGTGGGTTCACCAAATCAAGACCCCCATTGCAGCGAGTCGTCTCTTGGTAGCAGAAGTCTCTGATCGTGAGGCCAAGCAGCAACTGGAACAGGAAATCTTTAAGATTGACTCCTATACCAATCTGGTGTTGCAGTATCTTCGTTTGGAGAGCTTCCACGATGACTTGGTATTTGAAAAGGTTCAAGTGGAGGATCTGGTGAAGGAAGTGGTTCGCAAATATGCCCTTTTCTTTATCCAAAAAGGACTGGCGCTCAATCTCCATGACCTTGACAAAATCATCGTGACTGATAAGAAATGGCTGTTGGTTGTCATTGAACAAATCCTCTCAAACAGTCTCAAATACACCAAGGAAGGTGGGCTAGAGATCTATATGGAGGGTCAGGAACTCTGTATCAAGGATACGGGAATCGGGATAAAAAACAGCGATGTGCTCCGAGTCTTTGAACGTGGCTTTTCAGGCTACAATGGGCGTTTGACCCAGCAGTCATCTGGACTTGGACTTTATCTATCTAAGAAAATTTCTGAAGAACTGGGTCACCAGATTCGCATCGAGTCTGAGGTTGGAAAAGGAACGATAGTAAGGATTAAATTCGCTGAAGTGAAGCTCGTTATTGAGTAA
- a CDS encoding transcriptional regulator gives MHKILLVEDDQVIRQQVGKLLSEWGFEVVLVEDFMEVLSLFVRSEPHLVLMDIGLPLFNGYHWCQEIRKISKVPIMFLSSRDQAMDIVMAINMGADDFVTKPFDQQVLLAKIQGLLRRSYEFGRDESLLEYAGVILNTKSMDLHYQGEVLSLTKNEFQILRVLFEHAGNIVARDDLMRELWNSDFFIDDNTLSVNVARLRKKLEEQGLAGFIETKKGIGYGLKHA, from the coding sequence ATGCACAAGATTTTACTAGTAGAAGATGACCAAGTTATTCGGCAACAAGTTGGGAAATTGCTCTCTGAGTGGGGATTTGAAGTCGTTTTGGTAGAGGATTTTATGGAAGTGTTGAGCTTATTTGTCCGGTCGGAGCCTCATTTGGTCCTCATGGATATCGGTTTGCCTCTTTTTAATGGTTATCACTGGTGCCAGGAAATTCGTAAGATTTCCAAGGTACCTATCATGTTTCTGTCTTCGAGAGATCAGGCTATGGATATTGTCATGGCGATCAATATGGGAGCGGATGACTTTGTGACCAAGCCTTTTGACCAGCAGGTGCTCCTTGCCAAGATTCAAGGCTTGTTGCGCCGTTCCTATGAGTTTGGGCGGGATGAAAGTTTGCTAGAGTATGCAGGTGTGATTCTCAATACCAAGTCTATGGATCTGCACTATCAGGGTGAAGTCCTGAGCTTGACCAAGAATGAATTTCAAATTTTGCGGGTCTTGTTTGAACATGCGGGTAATATCGTGGCGCGTGATGACCTGATGCGGGAACTCTGGAACAGCGACTTTTTTATCGACGACAATACCCTGTCTGTTAATGTGGCTCGTTTGCGTAAAAAGTTGGAGGAGCAAGGTTTAGCAGGCTTTATCGAAACCAAGAAAGGGATAGGATACGGACTGAAACATGCTTGA
- a CDS encoding TetR family transcriptional regulator, which translates to MILDKKQSLKTAAYEVFSKKGYKATGISEIARQAGMAVGSFYNYYESKEAIFLDIYIDENNRVRQTMIEELDWEIDMIDLISQLFAQSRALVSSNKILAEWYNPAIADDLHSYYSSEEGKVANPFHQFLVKTFTNRMQAEGYSPEKIQEILQVYNLFYYMDMHITEKDFPDIGKTVEILATNFIKGVLK; encoded by the coding sequence ATCATATTGGACAAAAAACAATCTTTAAAGACAGCAGCCTATGAAGTTTTTTCGAAAAAAGGTTACAAGGCAACAGGAATTTCAGAAATTGCTAGACAAGCTGGTATGGCAGTAGGCTCTTTTTATAACTATTACGAGAGTAAAGAAGCCATTTTTCTAGACATCTATATAGATGAAAACAACCGTGTTCGCCAAACTATGATCGAAGAACTGGATTGGGAAATTGATATGATTGATCTTATTAGTCAACTCTTTGCTCAGTCCAGAGCACTCGTTTCTTCCAATAAAATCCTTGCAGAATGGTACAATCCTGCCATAGCCGATGACTTGCATAGCTACTATTCCTCAGAAGAGGGCAAAGTCGCAAATCCATTTCATCAGTTTCTAGTAAAAACTTTTACAAACCGTATGCAGGCTGAGGGGTATTCTCCAGAAAAGATTCAAGAGATTTTACAAGTTTACAACCTATTTTACTACATGGATATGCATATCACGGAAAAAGATTTTCCAGATATTGGCAAAACTGTCGAAATACTTGCAACCAACTTCATAAAAGGAGTTCTAAAATAA
- a CDS encoding ferredoxin reductase — MKRGKKMFIIILSTLGLLALITWGAIAYLGRSQTLSIKSIENPSGDLYLIHITKPSHQIWKAGAYAKFTLPDTSSATRKNEAKGEQTSRWLTIASTPDEDEILILTHNSGSHFKETLTHLPTGSEIEMSWLDSSLTVKDTNQPLVCFASDVGISALRPLIKEWAGKAPIILNHFDKGVTIFDNEMKELAQKTSNFTYKTSDEFSQSQAFLKHAIDEYGNQASYLITGQPDDVNEMKNFLKENGIDNKNIQASSFRGLK; from the coding sequence ATGAAAAGAGGTAAAAAAATGTTTATTATCATTCTATCAACACTTGGATTACTAGCCCTTATAACTTGGGGTGCCATCGCCTATCTTGGACGAAGTCAAACATTATCGATAAAATCCATCGAAAACCCCAGCGGAGATTTATATTTAATTCATATCACAAAACCGAGTCATCAAATCTGGAAAGCTGGGGCTTATGCTAAGTTTACACTCCCTGATACCTCGTCCGCTACTAGGAAAAACGAAGCTAAGGGAGAGCAGACCAGTCGATGGCTAACCATTGCCTCCACACCTGATGAAGATGAAATCCTCATTTTAACGCATAATAGTGGTAGCCACTTTAAGGAAACCTTGACACATTTACCGACTGGCAGTGAGATTGAGATGAGTTGGCTTGATTCCTCTTTAACCGTTAAAGATACGAATCAGCCACTAGTTTGCTTTGCATCTGATGTTGGTATTTCTGCTCTACGCCCCCTTATCAAAGAATGGGCTGGTAAAGCACCAATTATTCTCAACCATTTTGACAAAGGAGTTACTATTTTCGATAATGAGATGAAGGAACTGGCTCAAAAAACATCGAATTTTACTTATAAAACTAGCGATGAATTTTCTCAAAGTCAAGCATTTTTAAAACACGCTATTGATGAATACGGCAATCAAGCCAGCTATCTCATCACAGGTCAGCCTGATGATGTAAATGAGATGAAGAATTTTTTAAAGGAAAATGGCATTGATAACAAAAATATCCAAGCAAGCTCGTTTAGGGGGTTGAAATAA
- a CDS encoding alpha/beta hydrolase, whose translation MANIFDYLNDVAYDSFYDLPVNELDVLALTELTYLAFDDVVTQEPQRLIDLAPQIPRDTTMLTNKNRLQLLDQLAQHKRFKNCKLSDFINDIDPELQKQFAAMTYRISLDTYLLVFRGTDDSIIGWKEDFHMTYMKEIPAQKHALQYLEDFFAQHPNQKVVMAGHSKGGNLAVYAASQLDPNLQKNIVAVYTFDAPGLHKELTETPGYQNMMEKTRVFIPQGSIIGMMLEIPDKKIVVRSTALGGLAQHDTFSWQVEDKHFVQLDETNSDSQQVDTTFKEWVETVPDTELQLYFDLFFGIILDAGISSINDLSSFKVIEHVHHLFVQAQSLTPDEKEIMGRLTQLLIDTRYQAWKNRE comes from the coding sequence ATGGCCAATATTTTTGATTACTTGAATGATGTAGCATACGATTCCTTTTATGACCTTCCCGTGAACGAGTTAGATGTTCTTGCCTTGACCGAATTAACCTACCTTGCTTTTGATGATGTAGTTACCCAAGAACCACAGCGTCTCATAGATCTTGCACCTCAAATCCCTAGAGACACGACGATGTTGACCAATAAAAACCGTCTCCAGTTGTTGGATCAGCTCGCTCAACACAAACGCTTTAAAAATTGCAAGCTCTCAGACTTTATCAACGATATCGATCCTGAATTGCAAAAACAGTTTGCGGCTATGACTTATCGTATCAGTCTCGATACTTATTTGCTTGTTTTTCGTGGGACGGATGACAGTATCATCGGTTGGAAAGAAGATTTCCATATGACCTATATGAAGGAAATCCCAGCTCAAAAACATGCCCTCCAGTATTTAGAAGACTTTTTTGCTCAACATCCTAATCAAAAGGTTGTCATGGCAGGACACTCAAAAGGGGGCAATCTAGCTGTCTATGCTGCCAGTCAACTTGATCCAAACTTACAGAAAAACATTGTCGCTGTCTACACTTTTGATGCCCCTGGGCTTCACAAGGAACTAACCGAAACACCTGGCTATCAAAACATGATGGAAAAAACGAGAGTGTTTATCCCGCAAGGGTCTATCATCGGAATGATGCTGGAAATTCCGGATAAAAAAATCGTCGTTCGAAGCACCGCCTTAGGTGGCCTTGCCCAGCACGACACCTTTAGTTGGCAGGTTGAAGACAAACACTTTGTCCAACTGGACGAGACCAATAGTGACAGCCAGCAAGTCGATACTACCTTCAAGGAATGGGTTGAGACGGTCCCTGATACGGAACTGCAGCTCTACTTCGACCTCTTTTTTGGAATCATTCTCGATGCAGGTATCTCTTCTATCAACGACCTTTCTTCCTTCAAGGTCATTGAACACGTTCACCATCTCTTTGTCCAAGCCCAGTCCCTCACTCCTGATGAAAAAGAAATCATGGGGCGCTTAACCCAACTCTTGATTGACACCCGTTACCAAGCTTGGAAAAATCGAGAATAG
- a CDS encoding oxidoreductase: MKSLKGILFIGLSMLLTILAWLSSGASQFLIPGLALTTLSLTFILASRLPLLEAWFNGLEKMYLAHKFTAFLSILLLTLHNFSMGGLWGSHLAAQFGNIAIYIFISIVLVAYLGQYIQYEAWRWIHRLVYLAYIFGLFHVLMIMGNRLLSFSFLGLIFGIYALLGLLAGFYIIFLYQKVGFTYLGKIVGIKRLNHDTTEIEIELSHPFTYEYGQFAFLKIFQKGFETAPHPFSISGGQGRTLYFTIKNSGDHTKNIYDNLQVGSKVAVDRAYGHMTMEHGPKQQIWIAGGIGMTPFISYIREHPILDRNVRFYYSFRGEENAVYLDLLRDYARQNANFDLQLVDSNEKGYLTLDQEEIPDQTTVYMCGPLPMMKALAKQIKKKNPKTKLIYEGFKFK; encoded by the coding sequence ATGAAATCATTAAAAGGTATTTTATTTATCGGACTTAGTATGCTTCTGACTATTCTAGCTTGGCTCAGTTCAGGTGCTAGTCAGTTTCTAATCCCTGGTTTAGCTCTCACTACCCTCTCACTTACTTTTATACTAGCTAGCCGTTTACCCTTGCTTGAGGCTTGGTTTAACGGACTTGAAAAGATGTACCTAGCTCATAAATTCACGGCTTTTCTATCCATTCTCCTACTAACCCTACACAACTTTAGCATGGGCGGTCTCTGGGGTTCGCATTTAGCCGCCCAGTTTGGAAATATCGCTATCTATATCTTTATCAGCATCGTTCTGGTTGCCTATCTGGGACAATATATCCAGTATGAAGCATGGAGATGGATTCATCGATTGGTTTATCTAGCCTATATCTTTGGCCTTTTTCATGTTTTGATGATCATGGGAAATCGTCTCCTCTCCTTTAGTTTCCTAGGTCTTATCTTTGGAATCTATGCTCTTTTAGGCTTGCTTGCAGGTTTTTATATTATTTTCCTTTATCAAAAGGTCGGTTTCACCTATCTTGGAAAAATCGTAGGAATCAAACGCCTCAATCACGATACAACTGAAATTGAAATAGAACTCAGTCACCCTTTCACCTACGAATATGGACAATTTGCCTTTCTAAAAATTTTCCAAAAAGGTTTTGAGACTGCTCCACACCCTTTCTCCATCTCTGGAGGGCAAGGACGAACTCTTTATTTTACGATAAAAAACTCTGGTGACCACACCAAGAATATCTATGACAATCTTCAAGTTGGTAGCAAGGTTGCAGTTGATCGCGCCTATGGACATATGACTATGGAACATGGTCCAAAGCAGCAAATCTGGATTGCAGGTGGAATTGGAATGACACCTTTCATCTCTTATATCCGAGAACACCCTATCCTAGACAGGAACGTCCGCTTCTACTATAGTTTCCGTGGAGAGGAAAATGCTGTCTACCTAGATCTACTTCGTGACTACGCCCGTCAAAATGCTAACTTTGACCTGCAGCTGGTCGATAGCAATGAAAAAGGATACCTGACTTTGGATCAAGAAGAAATCCCTGACCAGACTACAGTCTATATGTGTGGACCTCTTCCTATGATGAAGGCCCTTGCCAAGCAAATCAAGAAAAAGAATCCCAAAACAAAACTCATTTACGAAGGTTTCAAGTTTAAATAA
- a CDS encoding hydrolase, translated as MKIHKTVNPVAYENTYYLEGDQHLIVVDPGSHWEAIRKTIEKINKPVCAILLTHTHYDHIMSLDLVRETFGNPPVYVAESEASWLYTPVDNLSGLPRHDDLADVVAKPAEHTFVFHEEYQLEEFRFTVLPTPGHSIGGVSIVFPDAHLVLTGDALFRETIGRTDLPTGSTEQLLHSIQTQLFTLPNYDVYPGHGPATTIAHEKTFNPFF; from the coding sequence ATGAAAATCCATAAAACCGTGAATCCCGTTGCCTATGAAAACACTTATTACCTGGAAGGAGATCAACACCTGATTGTGGTTGACCCAGGTAGCCATTGGGAAGCTATCCGCAAGACTATCGAAAAAATCAACAAACCAGTCTGTGCGATTCTCCTGACCCACACCCACTACGACCATATTATGAGTCTGGACTTGGTTCGTGAAACTTTTGGAAATCCTCCAGTTTATGTAGCAGAGAGTGAAGCTAGCTGGCTTTACACTCCAGTCGATAATCTCTCTGGTCTCCCTCGTCATGATGATCTGGCAGATGTGGTCGCAAAACCAGCAGAACACACCTTTGTCTTTCACGAGGAATACCAGCTTGAGGAATTTCGTTTTACAGTTCTACCAACCCCAGGGCACTCTATCGGCGGTGTTTCTATCGTCTTTCCTGATGCTCATCTAGTCTTGACGGGAGATGCTCTTTTCCGAGAAACCATCGGACGGACAGACCTTCCTACAGGTAGCACGGAACAACTCCTCCATAGCATTCAGACGCAACTCTTCACTCTTCCTAACTACGATGTCTATCCTGGACATGGTCCAGCTACGACTATCGCTCACGAAAAGACTTTTAATCCCTTTTTTTAG